The following coding sequences are from one Anabas testudineus chromosome 16, fAnaTes1.2, whole genome shotgun sequence window:
- the LOC113170593 gene encoding basic helix-loop-helix transcription factor scleraxis-like isoform X1, giving the protein MTFAMLRTAPPAGRFLYGDIALLSEDDDDNGSEGSGSEERTSKSSNSAAFRLSSSSPSAFHIKVNRKRKLCGGGGDDRVGDVGMAARLGPTDTSPPVHQRTAANARERDRTNSVNTAFTALRTLIPTEPADRKLSKIETLRLASSYISHLGNVLLLGEGLHDGQPCHAPSPPFFHVSSSPNRGSDQSTQPKHICTFCLSNQRKMNKDRDRKTAIRS; this is encoded by the exons ATGACATTTGCCATGCTGCGCACGGCCCCTCCTGCAGGGCGCTTCTTGTACGGCGACATCGCACTTCTctctgaagatgatgatgacaatggCAGCGAGGGGTCGGGCTCAGAAGAGCGAACCTCCAAGTCCTCCAACTCTGCTGCCTTCCGCCTGTCCTCTTCGTCCCCATCTGCCTTTCACATCAAGgtgaacaggaagaggaagctgtgtggaggaggaggtgatgatAGAGTAGGTGATGTGGGCATGGCAGCGAGGCTCGGCCCTACAGATACTTCTCCTCCCGTGCACCAGAGGACTGCAGCCAACGCGCGGGAGCGAGATCGCACTAATTCTGTCAACACAGCATTCACAGCTCTCCGAACACTCATCCCCACCGAGCCTGCAGACAG GAAGCTGTCGAAGATCGAGACGCTACGTTTGGCCAGCAGCTACATCAGCCATCTGGGGAACGTCTTGCTCCTGGGCGAAGGGCTTCATGATGGACAGCCGTGCCATGCCCCCTCACCACCATTCTTCCATGTTAGCTCCTCCCCCAACCGGGGATCTGACCAATCAACTCAGCCAAAGCACATCTGTACTTTCTGCCTCAGCAACCAGAGGAAAATG
- the LOC113170593 gene encoding basic helix-loop-helix transcription factor scleraxis-like isoform X2, producing the protein MTFAMLRTAPPAGRFLYGDIALLSEDDDDNGSEGSGSEERTSKSSNSAAFRLSSSKRKLCGGGGDDRVGDVGMAARLGPTDTSPPVHQRTAANARERDRTNSVNTAFTALRTLIPTEPADRKLSKIETLRLASSYISHLGNVLLLGEGLHDGQPCHAPSPPFFHVSSSPNRGSDQSTQPKHICTFCLSNQRKMNKDRDRKTAIRS; encoded by the exons ATGACATTTGCCATGCTGCGCACGGCCCCTCCTGCAGGGCGCTTCTTGTACGGCGACATCGCACTTCTctctgaagatgatgatgacaatggCAGCGAGGGGTCGGGCTCAGAAGAGCGAACCTCCAAGTCCTCCAACTCTGCTGCCTTCCGCCTGTCCTCTTC gaagaggaagctgtgtggaggaggaggtgatgatAGAGTAGGTGATGTGGGCATGGCAGCGAGGCTCGGCCCTACAGATACTTCTCCTCCCGTGCACCAGAGGACTGCAGCCAACGCGCGGGAGCGAGATCGCACTAATTCTGTCAACACAGCATTCACAGCTCTCCGAACACTCATCCCCACCGAGCCTGCAGACAG GAAGCTGTCGAAGATCGAGACGCTACGTTTGGCCAGCAGCTACATCAGCCATCTGGGGAACGTCTTGCTCCTGGGCGAAGGGCTTCATGATGGACAGCCGTGCCATGCCCCCTCACCACCATTCTTCCATGTTAGCTCCTCCCCCAACCGGGGATCTGACCAATCAACTCAGCCAAAGCACATCTGTACTTTCTGCCTCAGCAACCAGAGGAAAATG